A stretch of the Bdellovibrio sp. 22V genome encodes the following:
- a CDS encoding class I SAM-dependent methyltransferase has translation MSKTPDFPYLHGFSKDEQERLRKQARFGEHTVYQNINFSGVRDLLEVGCGVGAQSEILLRRFPDLNLTGIDRSPKQLAAADLRLSSLPFAEKRFTLKEMDATAMEFSANSFDGAFLCWILEHVPDPIRVLSEVRRVLRPGSVVYVTEVMNASFFLDPYSPNVWKYWMAFNEYQLQQKGDPFVGAKLGNFMMQLGYHDINTEVKTWFLDNRYPQARKDCVEYWTELLLSASDQLVAAQCVSEDVVQGMKEEMAKVANDPNAVFYYSFIQARART, from the coding sequence ATGTCCAAAACTCCAGATTTTCCTTACCTACACGGTTTCTCAAAAGACGAACAAGAGCGTCTGCGCAAGCAGGCGCGTTTCGGCGAACATACGGTGTACCAGAATATCAATTTTTCGGGTGTGCGCGATCTTTTGGAAGTGGGTTGCGGTGTCGGCGCACAAAGTGAGATTCTTCTGCGACGTTTTCCTGATCTGAATTTGACGGGGATTGATCGCAGTCCCAAGCAGCTGGCGGCGGCGGATCTGCGCCTTTCAAGTCTGCCATTCGCCGAAAAGCGTTTTACGTTGAAGGAAATGGATGCGACGGCAATGGAGTTTTCCGCGAATTCTTTTGACGGCGCATTTTTGTGTTGGATTCTAGAGCACGTTCCGGATCCTATTCGCGTTTTATCAGAGGTCCGTCGTGTTCTTCGTCCTGGCTCTGTGGTCTATGTCACAGAAGTGATGAATGCCTCGTTCTTTTTGGATCCGTATTCACCTAACGTGTGGAAATACTGGATGGCTTTTAACGAATACCAACTGCAACAAAAAGGCGATCCTTTTGTGGGAGCAAAACTTGGCAACTTCATGATGCAATTGGGATATCATGATATCAATACCGAAGTGAAAACCTGGTTCTTGGACAATCGATATCCGCAAGCGCGCAAGGACTGCGTAGAGTATTGGACCGAATTGTTATTAAGCGCGAGCGATCAATTGGTCGCGGCCCAGTGCGTGTCCGAAGACGTTGTGCAAGGAATGAAAGAAGAAATGGCGAAGGTCGCAAACGATCCCAACGCCGTCTTTTATTATTCCTTCATTCAGGCACGGGCGCGCACTTAG
- a CDS encoding PepSY-associated TM helix domain-containing protein: MKRLVRKTMLWAHRWLGLIVGFHFVLLGLSGSYLVYADEIESVFKRDLKIASQKGDSVPLDKIVESAKNGLETNIDPMRILIGDREARYNHTVMFNIPKGEEKRRFVRAYVDAATFEFKGADVYKETLTGFLFVFHHDLFSGPTGRTITAATGVLSLLILLGGLYLWWPHKGKSWKRALRYNRQRSFLGLNLELHKVIGFYSLVLMIIVTFSGIYVARSDWFFPRKTPTAAAPGREAGVPLETLSFAHVQPGLNALFAGDEVEQLRIDTKTGLLQARARNDAFGISGWEWKLTTGELLATKYKKDRNFEQKFGDLQRSWHFGNFWGELGRFLIFVSGLLPLFFWVTGFYVWRKK, translated from the coding sequence ATGAAAAGACTTGTTCGCAAAACTATGTTGTGGGCCCATCGTTGGCTTGGATTGATTGTTGGATTTCATTTTGTTTTATTGGGTTTGAGCGGAAGCTATCTCGTTTATGCTGACGAAATAGAATCTGTTTTTAAACGTGACCTTAAAATCGCCTCGCAAAAAGGTGACTCAGTTCCTTTGGATAAAATCGTCGAATCTGCGAAAAACGGATTAGAAACAAATATCGATCCAATGCGCATTCTTATTGGCGATCGCGAAGCCCGCTACAATCACACGGTGATGTTCAATATTCCCAAAGGCGAAGAAAAACGCCGCTTCGTGCGTGCTTACGTAGATGCCGCGACTTTTGAATTCAAAGGCGCGGATGTTTATAAAGAAACTCTGACGGGATTTCTTTTCGTCTTTCATCACGATTTGTTTTCAGGTCCGACAGGACGAACGATCACGGCGGCCACGGGTGTTTTGTCACTGCTGATTCTTTTAGGAGGTCTTTATCTTTGGTGGCCTCACAAGGGTAAATCATGGAAACGGGCTCTTCGTTACAACAGACAGAGATCGTTTCTAGGTTTGAATCTTGAGCTGCACAAAGTGATCGGTTTTTACTCTTTGGTTTTGATGATTATTGTGACGTTTTCGGGGATTTATGTCGCGAGATCGGATTGGTTCTTTCCAAGAAAAACTCCGACGGCCGCGGCGCCGGGCCGAGAAGCCGGTGTTCCGCTGGAAACACTTTCATTTGCGCACGTTCAACCGGGTCTCAACGCCTTGTTCGCTGGGGACGAAGTCGAGCAGCTGCGTATTGATACGAAGACAGGGCTCCTGCAGGCGCGGGCTCGTAACGATGCCTTTGGAATTTCGGGCTGGGAGTGGAAACTGACAACCGGCGAACTTCTTGCGACAAAATACAAAAAAGATCGCAACTTTGAACAAAAATTCGGGGATCTGCAACGTTCATGGCATTTCGGGAATTTCTGGGGAGAATTAGGACGGTTCCTCATTTTTGTTTCAGGTCTTTTGCCATTGTTCTTTTGGGTCACGGGATTTTACGTTTGGCGTAAAAAGTAA
- a CDS encoding DUF4336 domain-containing protein yields the protein MKLKSVAEGVWTASCMVRIPGGFRLPTRMTVLRLSPGQLMVISPIKVTPQIENEIRELGRVRYIVAPNCMHHLFFNDFVELFPEAERWGPRDLRHKRTDIILAGVIEEGTSLPWEPEVASAVIKASPPLFEEIIFFHHESQTLVVTDLFYNLHRFNNGIEKFFARLNGVYKKLTMSRIGRRFFSDKKSLRAAAERVTVWKPQTLIMAHGKVLTSEVPSELEKAFTHALR from the coding sequence ATGAAACTCAAGAGTGTGGCTGAAGGCGTATGGACAGCGAGTTGCATGGTGCGAATTCCGGGTGGATTTCGTCTGCCCACGCGCATGACCGTGTTACGTTTAAGTCCCGGTCAGTTAATGGTGATTTCGCCGATCAAAGTGACGCCTCAGATTGAAAATGAGATTCGAGAATTAGGCCGAGTTCGCTACATCGTCGCTCCGAACTGCATGCATCACTTGTTCTTCAACGATTTTGTCGAGCTTTTCCCGGAAGCAGAACGGTGGGGCCCTCGCGATTTGCGCCACAAAAGAACCGACATTATTCTTGCCGGTGTCATTGAGGAAGGGACTTCTTTGCCGTGGGAGCCTGAAGTGGCATCGGCAGTGATCAAGGCCAGTCCTCCGCTTTTTGAAGAGATCATTTTTTTTCATCATGAATCCCAAACACTGGTCGTAACGGATCTCTTTTACAATCTGCATAGATTTAATAACGGGATAGAGAAATTTTTTGCGCGACTGAACGGTGTTTATAAAAAATTGACGATGTCGCGAATTGGCCGCCGGTTTTTTTCAGATAAAAAATCTCTGCGTGCTGCTGCCGAGCGAGTGACCGTGTGGAAACCACAAACTCTGATTATGGCACACGGGAAAGTTCTCACATCCGAGGTTCCCTCCGAATTAGAGAAAGCCTTTACTCACGCTTTGAGATAA
- a CDS encoding DUF429 domain-containing protein has translation MPKVRLSGDGRKTRRSSVKTKTKRAVVPAGASAETSHAGVVHRFIGISLSGGKSDKACVAVLEYYPKHKKVFLSRLVEKIKSDEVHSADFKIHEIIAQYHGDVDLIAFDVPFRLPNCLTCPKGCPGIEACKEPHVQWMWEYTRKLHKKKKPRKLFTPYTQRCVEMYLSSELEEPFNMQHAMGANVAPLLARAMFLRRRLETPCVEVFPKLSVWRIGRSLGVMKSHLRFHKHSIGGDESRREILQALSTHNVAFVYDQDVKLMIENNHAFEAFVCAFTAFLKYKNLTEPRPEGFPGNEDWIEFPKSSINWNSF, from the coding sequence ATGCCGAAAGTCCGGCTTTCAGGTGATGGACGCAAAACCCGTCGATCCTCTGTAAAAACAAAGACGAAAAGAGCGGTGGTTCCTGCGGGAGCCTCCGCCGAGACGTCGCATGCCGGAGTGGTTCATCGTTTTATCGGCATCTCCTTAAGCGGCGGAAAATCCGACAAAGCCTGTGTTGCTGTTCTCGAATATTATCCCAAGCACAAAAAAGTTTTTCTTTCCCGTCTTGTTGAAAAAATCAAAAGTGATGAAGTGCACTCTGCCGATTTCAAGATTCACGAAATCATCGCCCAGTATCATGGCGACGTGGATTTGATCGCTTTTGACGTTCCCTTTCGTTTGCCGAATTGTCTGACTTGTCCTAAAGGGTGTCCGGGCATTGAGGCCTGCAAAGAGCCGCACGTGCAGTGGATGTGGGAGTACACACGCAAACTTCATAAAAAGAAAAAACCGCGCAAGCTCTTTACTCCCTACACGCAGCGCTGTGTGGAAATGTATCTTTCTTCAGAGCTGGAAGAGCCTTTCAATATGCAACATGCGATGGGCGCGAACGTCGCCCCTTTATTGGCGCGCGCGATGTTCTTGCGTCGTCGCCTGGAAACTCCTTGTGTGGAAGTTTTCCCGAAGCTTTCCGTATGGAGAATCGGTCGTTCTTTGGGTGTGATGAAAAGTCACCTGCGTTTTCATAAACATTCCATCGGCGGCGACGAAAGCCGTCGTGAGATCTTGCAGGCGCTGAGCACGCACAACGTGGCTTTTGTGTACGATCAGGACGTGAAGTTGATGATCGAAAACAATCATGCTTTTGAAGCGTTTGTTTGTGCCTTCACGGCTTTTCTTAAATACAAGAATCTTACGGAACCTCGACCTGAGGGTTTTCCGGGGAACGAAGACTGGATCGAGTTTCCTAAGTCCTCGATTAATTGGAATAGCTTCTAA
- a CDS encoding galactokinase produces the protein MQKIVVKSPTRVDLAGGTLDLWPLYLFINGASTVNVAIDIYTTAEITPHDDSTIVLESADLKMKKAYTNLVDALSDNDPKMILLQTQLRYWMPQKGFTLKTSSDSPVGGGLGGSSSLTISLMKAFSQFCGRPFKDIHQMVHAAHNIEAEILNTPTGTQDYYPAASGGLNILRYGYDGIAQDVVPVSHTPLAEKFMLVYTGKAHHSGLNNFEVMKDSVIKDATTLKALRDLKVIAIETEHAVRAGNWKELGTLFKREFEARVRLAPEFSSPEIYKLAEVSLQNGAEAVKICGAGGGGCVLVWCPPEKREGVANACRKSGFQVMDAKPVDPL, from the coding sequence ATGCAGAAAATTGTAGTGAAATCACCGACGCGGGTGGATTTGGCCGGAGGCACATTGGACTTGTGGCCTCTTTATCTCTTTATCAACGGAGCTTCAACGGTCAATGTTGCGATAGATATTTACACGACGGCGGAAATCACGCCGCATGACGATTCGACGATCGTTCTTGAATCCGCAGATTTGAAAATGAAAAAGGCGTACACGAATTTGGTGGATGCTCTTTCGGACAACGATCCAAAGATGATTTTGCTGCAAACGCAATTACGCTACTGGATGCCGCAAAAGGGTTTCACACTTAAAACTTCCTCTGACAGTCCTGTAGGCGGAGGTCTAGGTGGCAGTTCCAGTTTGACTATCAGTTTGATGAAAGCTTTTTCGCAATTCTGTGGACGTCCTTTTAAAGATATTCACCAGATGGTTCATGCCGCTCATAATATTGAAGCGGAAATTTTGAATACGCCGACGGGCACGCAAGATTATTACCCTGCGGCCTCTGGCGGACTGAATATCCTTCGTTATGGATATGACGGAATCGCGCAAGACGTGGTGCCTGTAAGTCACACGCCTCTTGCGGAGAAATTCATGCTTGTCTATACGGGGAAGGCACATCATTCGGGGTTGAACAACTTTGAAGTTATGAAAGATTCCGTGATCAAGGACGCGACCACTTTAAAAGCGTTGCGTGACCTCAAAGTTATCGCGATTGAAACAGAGCATGCCGTTCGTGCCGGAAATTGGAAAGAACTTGGCACGCTTTTTAAACGCGAATTTGAGGCCCGTGTACGTTTGGCACCGGAATTTTCCAGTCCTGAGATTTACAAGCTCGCGGAAGTCTCTTTGCAGAACGGGGCTGAGGCTGTTAAAATTTGTGGAGCTGGAGGCGGTGGGTGTGTTCTTGTTTGGTGTCCTCCCGAGAAACGTGAAGGAGTGGCCAACGCATGCCGAAAGTCCGGCTTTCAGGTGATGGACGCAAAACCCGTCGATCCTCTGTAA
- a CDS encoding DUF4340 domain-containing protein gives MKLKGRSILVLALLLFGGYAYYDYVREQKAADKDMNEARLLTVNFEQVDTFEVQKGDQKIVLKRNVDGWELVEPIKDLADNNAADDFVKNAVPERIIEVAREGKDVDWSLYGLDKPLGKITFKTTSGEQNVFEISEKRNFEENVFARRDGGDKVLVLNSAWQSRVNRTVNDFRDRRFLRNKIASVDEIKLKNAKGTVEVKRVDGKWVANKKDVTLDQNKVRELLTAIADAKGAEVIDNKNAVPVLKELFTLSLKIADKTWKAEVGQAKDLLIFAKISEYPFYLKMEAGALDKMIALTLEDLKEAPPQQKKPSIGIDEEQAMMADQKDKK, from the coding sequence ATGAAACTCAAAGGACGTTCGATCTTGGTTTTGGCTCTGCTTTTGTTTGGCGGCTATGCCTATTATGATTACGTCCGCGAGCAAAAGGCGGCGGATAAGGATATGAACGAAGCGCGCCTGTTGACGGTGAACTTCGAGCAGGTCGATACCTTCGAAGTGCAAAAAGGCGATCAGAAGATCGTTTTAAAACGCAACGTCGATGGATGGGAGCTTGTCGAGCCAATCAAAGATCTGGCTGACAACAATGCCGCTGACGATTTCGTTAAAAACGCCGTTCCGGAACGTATTATTGAAGTGGCTCGTGAAGGAAAAGACGTGGATTGGTCTCTCTATGGTTTGGATAAACCTCTTGGCAAGATCACTTTCAAAACGACTTCCGGAGAACAAAACGTTTTCGAAATATCTGAAAAAAGAAATTTCGAAGAAAATGTTTTCGCCCGCAGAGACGGTGGCGACAAAGTTTTGGTTCTGAATTCAGCGTGGCAAAGCCGAGTCAACAGAACGGTTAATGATTTCCGTGACCGTCGTTTCTTGCGTAATAAAATTGCCAGCGTCGACGAAATTAAGTTGAAAAATGCCAAGGGTACGGTGGAAGTAAAACGTGTTGACGGCAAATGGGTTGCAAATAAGAAAGACGTCACCTTGGATCAAAACAAGGTGCGTGAGTTGTTGACTGCGATTGCCGACGCGAAAGGTGCGGAAGTCATCGACAATAAAAATGCCGTGCCCGTTTTAAAAGAGCTCTTTACGTTGAGCTTGAAAATCGCCGATAAAACTTGGAAAGCGGAAGTCGGTCAGGCGAAAGATCTTTTGATTTTTGCGAAGATTTCCGAATATCCGTTCTATCTGAAAATGGAAGCGGGAGCTTTGGATAAAATGATTGCGCTGACTCTTGAGGATTTGAAAGAGGCTCCGCCGCAACAAAAGAAACCGTCTATTGGAATTGATGAAGAACAAGCCATGATGGCTGATCAGAAAGATAAAAAGTAA
- a CDS encoding GldG family protein: MMSKLGKISFVFAGVSLVSMSIIRYIVGEWVPFCWLALGMAVFFTVLGLIKDRAFFKEFFTMKTTKEGMSMGVLILLMLAVLIIVNYLGAKNLKTWDFSSAKANTLSEQSIKLVKALDSDLKVLFFYKKGVEGNEENRRLFRELIKKYQDQSSKVQLDFVEVNERPDLAKEYGVDKGSGVVFLDYKGRRNRIERIDEQEFTSALVKVTREKNKTIYFTIGHGEKDLKDAREGLGLGSLKLMLENNRYTVKELPLIQNPKIPTDADVIVIAGPIQNFQDFEITALENYIKGGGSVFFAIESQNSAGLEKLIAKLGVVLENNYILNIVDTVMGRGINQGPTMGAVFSGTNKITKVFGRSEVTLFRYPQALKRGQVPEGIIVDDIVKTTPDAMAFNSMQIRGEGPEGSYTLVTEVSGKWGNDANAKDFTAIVAGDVDFLTNQMLYQNLNRDLVLNSIAALAKEENLISITPKEPQATQMLMTETKFSVFLFAFIIPLPLLLLGTSIGLWIRRRNA; the protein is encoded by the coding sequence ATGATGAGCAAACTAGGTAAAATTTCATTTGTCTTTGCTGGTGTTTCTCTGGTGTCTATGTCGATCATTCGCTATATCGTCGGCGAGTGGGTGCCTTTTTGTTGGCTGGCGCTCGGTATGGCCGTGTTCTTTACGGTTTTGGGTTTGATCAAAGACCGCGCTTTCTTTAAAGAATTTTTTACGATGAAAACGACGAAAGAGGGAATGAGCATGGGTGTGCTGATTCTTCTTATGCTCGCAGTTTTGATTATCGTGAATTACCTGGGCGCGAAGAATCTGAAAACGTGGGACTTTTCTTCGGCAAAAGCGAATACTTTGTCAGAGCAGTCTATCAAGCTTGTCAAAGCTTTGGATTCGGATTTGAAAGTTCTCTTTTTCTATAAAAAGGGTGTTGAAGGCAACGAAGAAAACCGCCGTCTGTTCCGCGAATTGATTAAGAAATATCAAGATCAAAGTTCCAAAGTGCAGCTGGATTTCGTTGAAGTGAACGAGCGCCCTGACTTAGCAAAAGAGTACGGTGTGGATAAAGGCAGCGGCGTTGTCTTTTTGGATTACAAGGGCCGTCGCAACCGTATTGAAAGAATCGACGAACAAGAATTCACAAGTGCCTTGGTCAAAGTGACGCGTGAGAAAAATAAAACGATCTACTTTACAATCGGTCACGGCGAAAAAGATCTGAAAGACGCGCGTGAAGGTTTGGGTTTGGGTTCTTTGAAGCTTATGCTTGAAAACAACCGTTACACGGTGAAAGAGCTTCCACTCATCCAGAATCCCAAAATTCCTACTGACGCCGATGTAATCGTCATTGCGGGTCCGATTCAGAATTTCCAGGATTTTGAAATCACGGCTCTTGAAAACTACATCAAGGGCGGCGGCAGTGTATTCTTTGCGATTGAGTCACAAAATTCTGCAGGCTTAGAAAAACTGATCGCGAAACTCGGTGTGGTGTTAGAGAACAATTACATTCTCAATATCGTCGATACCGTTATGGGCCGTGGTATTAACCAAGGGCCGACCATGGGCGCGGTATTTTCGGGCACGAATAAAATCACCAAAGTTTTTGGTCGTAGTGAAGTGACTCTCTTCCGTTATCCGCAGGCGCTGAAGCGCGGTCAGGTGCCAGAAGGCATTATCGTGGATGACATTGTGAAGACGACACCGGATGCGATGGCGTTTAACAGCATGCAAATCCGTGGCGAGGGCCCTGAAGGCAGTTATACTTTAGTAACTGAAGTGAGCGGAAAATGGGGGAACGACGCCAACGCCAAAGACTTTACGGCGATCGTCGCCGGCGACGTCGACTTCCTGACGAATCAAATGCTGTATCAAAACTTGAACCGTGATTTGGTTTTGAATTCCATCGCTGCATTGGCGAAAGAAGAAAATCTTATCAGCATCACTCCGAAAGAACCACAAGCGACGCAGATGCTGATGACAGAGACAAAGTTCAGCGTGTTCCTCTTTGCGTTCATCATCCCATTGCCTTTGCTTCTTTTAGGAACAAGCATTGGACTTTGGATTAGAAGGAGAAATGCCTAA
- a CDS encoding ABC transporter permease — translation MSGILTIFRKELKGFYLNPTFWVICFLMSLVFSWVYPIQLNLFSQLLMNYVMQQGVPQNQLNIHYGVFLRQLSYLNLLLIFVVPALTMKLFAEEKKLRTFDLLLTSPVTSTQIVLGKYFAALGAVAGIVFLALLYPLATSTMATVNWAPLFIAFFGIFLVGAVYAAMDLFSSSLTENSIAAYVTSVMFNVAVWFIGIGAEVVDTEKGRKIFEHVSLSSHLSSLVEGTVRTNGVIFFLSLIVLFCFLAERVVESSRWR, via the coding sequence ATGAGCGGCATTCTCACCATTTTTAGAAAAGAACTAAAAGGCTTTTATCTTAATCCGACTTTTTGGGTTATTTGTTTTCTTATGAGTTTGGTTTTCAGCTGGGTGTATCCGATTCAGTTGAATCTGTTCTCGCAACTTTTGATGAACTACGTGATGCAACAGGGAGTTCCGCAAAATCAATTGAACATTCATTACGGTGTGTTCTTAAGACAGCTTTCGTATTTGAATCTGCTTTTGATCTTTGTTGTTCCGGCGTTGACGATGAAACTTTTTGCGGAAGAAAAGAAATTGCGCACGTTTGATCTTCTTTTGACCTCTCCTGTGACGTCGACACAGATCGTGCTCGGTAAATATTTTGCGGCATTAGGGGCTGTGGCGGGGATCGTCTTTTTGGCGTTGTTGTATCCTTTAGCAACGTCGACAATGGCGACAGTCAATTGGGCGCCTTTGTTCATCGCGTTCTTCGGCATCTTCTTAGTTGGTGCGGTTTATGCGGCGATGGATTTGTTTTCGTCGTCTTTAACTGAAAACAGCATTGCGGCGTACGTGACTTCTGTCATGTTCAACGTGGCTGTTTGGTTTATCGGTATCGGTGCGGAAGTGGTCGATACTGAAAAAGGTCGTAAGATCTTCGAACATGTTTCATTAAGCAGTCATCTTTCCAGTCTGGTGGAGGGAACTGTGCGCACGAATGGCGTGATCTTCTTCCTCAGCCTTATTGTTTTGTTCTGCTTCCTTGCAGAACGTGTTGTTGAATCATCCCGTTGGAGATAA
- a CDS encoding ATP-binding cassette domain-containing protein — protein sequence MIEVRDLTKDYGPRRAINKLNFSIAKGDVVGFLGPNGAGKSTTMKIITGFMAPSHGTASVAGFDVFENPLEVKKRIGYLPEIPPVYGDMYVRDYLRYVAALKQVPKANIEKSVDNAIEKTNLGDVQKRLIHHLSKGFKQRVGIAQAIVSDPEVLILDEPTVGLDPKQVAEIRELIKALKGQHTIILSTHILPEVEATCEKVIIINKGQIVAEDSIHNLSTMEKGQTRLHVRLRKDVDDMKNVIGDIREVTGMSFGASRKEWDIDLTGGEDVIDTISSRLVTKGFGLLELSPAKQDLEDVFLKLTYGQTEKGGEA from the coding sequence ATGATTGAAGTCAGAGATCTCACCAAAGACTATGGCCCAAGACGGGCTATTAACAAACTTAATTTCTCTATTGCGAAGGGGGATGTGGTTGGTTTTCTTGGTCCCAATGGTGCGGGAAAATCAACGACGATGAAAATCATCACGGGCTTCATGGCGCCAAGCCATGGCACGGCATCCGTCGCTGGATTTGATGTTTTTGAAAATCCCCTGGAAGTAAAAAAACGTATCGGCTATCTGCCGGAGATTCCCCCGGTTTATGGCGACATGTACGTGCGCGACTACCTTCGCTATGTGGCAGCTCTAAAACAAGTGCCTAAAGCGAACATCGAAAAGTCCGTCGACAATGCGATCGAGAAAACCAACCTCGGCGACGTGCAAAAGCGTTTGATTCATCATCTCTCGAAAGGTTTCAAACAGCGTGTGGGGATCGCCCAGGCAATTGTTTCCGATCCGGAAGTTCTTATTCTTGACGAGCCGACAGTGGGTCTCGATCCAAAACAAGTCGCGGAGATCCGCGAGTTGATCAAGGCATTGAAGGGTCAACACACAATCATTCTTTCCACACATATTCTTCCTGAAGTGGAAGCGACGTGTGAAAAAGTCATCATCATCAACAAAGGCCAGATCGTTGCGGAAGACAGTATTCATAACTTGTCGACAATGGAAAAAGGTCAAACCCGTTTGCACGTGCGTTTGCGCAAAGACGTCGACGATATGAAAAATGTGATTGGCGATATTCGCGAGGTCACAGGGATGTCTTTCGGTGCTTCCCGCAAAGAGTGGGATATTGATCTGACGGGTGGTGAAGACGTGATTGATACAATCTCATCACGTCTAGTGACCAAAGGTTTTGGTCTGCTGGAGTTGAGCCCTGCGAAGCAGGATCTTGAAGACGTGTTCTTGAAATTGACTTACGGACAAACAGAAAAGGGAGGTGAAGCATGA
- a CDS encoding DUF814 domain-containing protein, producing MKALSQQEVQHIVGYFAPILDGAQLQDVLVNDRGLALGFHTDRHYWMVLDLVPNTPMMLVFEETCPFKKGPKTKPVSLFLNSHGRDLFLTSLTVKEEWGRVIHMQLKNSQTECEVEIRLIPKQANLLVKAHGKQVAWEKPLELMPPPFVENPPPPRTLEEIHEEWLNEQSSGRKSSLDPVAQWEKQKQKDLEKKRKALGEIQKQIESDKDQQWSEAGQYLKTHGTLQVPEHLKSFVSAEQSLSWNIENTFSKAKQMAAKKDGARERLETLREEILRLEKTKYSEKAAKPALVDLMQKAEARGRKLHLSSGALAYCGKSAADNLALLRQAKAWDYWLHLRDYPGAHAIIHRQRDQLISDQEIQEVSEWVARESLSSKSLMVGQKVAVVIVECRFVRPIKGDKLGRVTYHSEKTLSFTLRHS from the coding sequence ATGAAAGCATTGTCCCAGCAGGAAGTTCAGCACATTGTCGGTTACTTCGCTCCAATCTTAGACGGAGCGCAGTTGCAGGATGTTTTGGTCAATGACCGAGGTCTGGCTTTGGGATTTCACACAGACCGCCATTATTGGATGGTCCTGGACCTTGTGCCGAACACGCCTATGATGCTCGTCTTCGAAGAAACCTGCCCTTTTAAAAAAGGGCCTAAGACCAAACCCGTCAGTCTTTTTCTGAATTCGCACGGGCGGGATTTGTTTTTGACGTCATTGACGGTGAAAGAAGAATGGGGCCGCGTGATCCACATGCAGTTGAAAAATTCGCAAACAGAGTGCGAAGTGGAAATCCGTCTTATCCCCAAGCAGGCAAATCTTCTGGTAAAAGCGCACGGCAAACAAGTCGCGTGGGAAAAGCCGTTGGAGTTAATGCCGCCTCCGTTTGTGGAAAATCCCCCACCACCGCGCACGCTCGAGGAAATTCATGAAGAGTGGCTGAACGAGCAATCGTCAGGAAGAAAGTCGTCTCTCGATCCCGTGGCGCAATGGGAAAAGCAGAAACAAAAAGACCTCGAGAAAAAGCGCAAAGCTCTGGGGGAGATTCAAAAACAAATCGAGAGCGACAAGGATCAACAGTGGTCCGAGGCGGGGCAGTATCTGAAAACTCATGGAACTTTGCAGGTGCCAGAGCATTTAAAAAGTTTCGTCAGTGCGGAGCAATCTTTAAGCTGGAATATTGAAAATACGTTTTCCAAAGCCAAACAGATGGCGGCAAAAAAGGACGGCGCGCGCGAGCGTCTGGAAACTTTGCGTGAAGAAATTCTGCGGCTGGAAAAAACAAAATACTCTGAGAAAGCGGCCAAGCCCGCCCTCGTCGACTTAATGCAAAAGGCGGAGGCGCGAGGACGCAAACTGCATTTAAGCTCCGGCGCCCTGGCATATTGTGGGAAGTCCGCGGCGGATAACCTTGCGCTTTTACGTCAGGCGAAGGCTTGGGATTATTGGCTGCATCTTCGCGATTATCCGGGGGCGCATGCCATTATTCATCGCCAAAGGGATCAACTCATTTCCGATCAGGAGATTCAAGAGGTCAGCGAGTGGGTTGCCAGGGAGTCTTTATCTTCCAAGTCGTTGATGGTGGGACAAAAAGTCGCCGTGGTCATTGTTGAGTGTCGATTTGTTCGTCCGATCAAGGGGGATAAGTTAGGACGCGTAACCTATCATTCGGAGAAGACACTCAGTTTTACCTTGCGTCATTCTTAA
- a CDS encoding DNA-dependent DNA polymerase yields the protein MNTDLLIKIVETQLQETTNMREKTPDFIRKVVHIYTLQLMKSGNIPVDFMEDVLSDIEAETIEIYRKKTYGFLTLEEYRRHKFRQPNDN from the coding sequence ATGAATACAGATTTGCTAATTAAGATCGTTGAGACCCAGTTGCAAGAAACCACAAACATGCGTGAGAAAACTCCGGACTTCATCCGCAAAGTGGTGCACATCTACACCCTGCAACTGATGAAGTCAGGAAACATCCCGGTCGACTTTATGGAAGACGTGCTCAGCGATATTGAAGCCGAAACAATCGAAATCTACCGCAAAAAAACGTACGGTTTCCTCACCCTCGAAGAATACCGCCGCCACAAATTCCGCCAACCCAACGACAATTAA